From Vigna unguiculata cultivar IT97K-499-35 chromosome 5, ASM411807v1, whole genome shotgun sequence, the proteins below share one genomic window:
- the LOC114185945 gene encoding putative phytosulfokines 6 isoform X1 codes for MKLNLLHLGALLFFLFFLVSSYARPLTTEQGRNRSKLNEVFGEEDFALELEGGESLKQLLGVEDCRGGDEECVQRRMTLEAHLDYIYTQHHKP; via the exons ATGAAGCTTAATCTGCTGCACCTTGGAGCtctcttgtttttccttttcttcttagTTTCTTCGTATGCTCGGCCACTCACTACTGAACAAG GGAGGAACAGATCAAAACTGAATGAGGTTTTTGGGGAGGAGGACTTTGCTTTGGAGTTGGAGGGAGGTGAATCTTTGAAG CAGCTGCTAGGGGTGGAGGACTGCAGAGGTGGAGACGAAGAATGTGTGCAGAGAAGAATGACTTTAGAAGCTCACCTGGACTACATCTACACCCAGCACCATAAGCCTTGA
- the LOC114185572 gene encoding arogenate dehydratase/prephenate dehydratase 6, chloroplastic-like: MQTLSPPTSNALNLNHVIRTRRLGPTRLSVKCAYAFEPASYGVGSSRADWQSSCAILASKVVSQEQASSADKNGGTADHVASVNGHKAAVSDFQLVPIGNLEANNKPLPPKPLTISDLSPAPMHGSKLRVAYQGVPGAYSEAAAGKAYPNCEAIPCDQFEVAFQAVELWIADRAVLPVENSLGGSIHRNYDLLLRHRLHIVGEVQLPVHHCLLALPGVRKEFLTRVISHPQALSQCEHTLTKLGLNVAREAVDDTAGAAEFVAANNLRDTAAIASARAAELYGLNVMADGIQDDPSNVTRFVMLAREPIIPRTDRPFKTSIVFAHDKGTSVLFKVLSAFAFRNISLTKIESRPHRNRPIRLVDDANVGTAKHFEYLFYVDFEASMAEVRAQNALAEVQEFTSFLRVLGSYPMDMTPWTPSSPRH, encoded by the coding sequence ATGCAGACTCTTTCACCCCCAACCTCCAACGCGCTTAACCTCAACCACGTTATCCGCACGCGCCGCCTCGGACCAACCCGACTCTCCGTCAAATGCGCTTACGCATTCGAACCGGCGAGCTACGGAGTCGGCTCCAGTCGAGCCGATTGGCAGAGCTCATGCGCCATCTTAGCCAGCAAGGTTGTTTCTCAGGAACAAGCCTCCTCAGCCGACAAGAACGGTGGCACTGCCGACCACGTCGCCTCCGTTAATGGCCACAAGGCAGCCGTCAGCGACTTTCAACTCGTTCCCATCGGGAACCTCGAGGCTAATAACAAGCCGCTCCCGCCGAAGCCGCTTACAATCTCTGACCTCTCCCCGGCGCCGATGCACGGCTCGAAGCTCAGAGTCGCTTACCAGGGCGTTCCCGGCGCGTACTCCGAGGCCGCAGCCGGGAAAGCCTATCCGAACTGCGAGGCCATCCCGTGCGACCAGTTCGAGGTGGCGTTTCAGGCGGTGGAGCTTTGGATCGCCGATCGAGCGGTTTTACCGGTGGAAAACTCCCTCGGAGGCTCGATCCACCGCAACTACGACCTCCTCCTCCGCCACCGCCTCCACATCGTCGGCGAGGTCCAGCTCCCGGTCCACCACTGCCTCCTCGCCCTCCCCGGCGTCCGCAAGGAATTCCTCACGCGCGTAATCTCGCATCCGCAGGCGCTCTCTCAGTGCGAGCACACGCTCACCAAACTCGGCCTCAACGTGGCGCGCGAGGCCGTCGACGATACCGCCGGCGCCGCGGAGTTCGTCGCCGCAAACAACCTCCGCGACACCGCCGCCATCGCGAGCGCACGCGCGGCGGAGCTCTACGGCCTGAACGTGATGGCGGATGGCATCCAAGACGATCCAAGCAACGTGACGCGCTTCGTGATGCTGGCCAGAGAGCCCATCATCCCCCGCACCGACCGCCCTTTCAAAACGAGCATTGTTTTCGCACACGACAAAGGCACCTCCGTGCTTTTCAAAGTCCTTTCCGCTTTTGCGTTTCGCAACATTAGCTTGACGAAGATCGAGTCGCGGCCGCACCGCAACCGTCCCATTCGGCTTGTTGATGACGCAAACGTGGGAACCGCAAAGCACTTCGAGTACTTGTTCTACGTCGATTTTGAGGCTTCCATGGCTGAAGTGAGGGCTCAAAACGCGCTTGCTGAAGTTCAGGAATTCACCTCCTTCTTGCGAGTGCTGGGAAGTTACCCTATGGACATGACACCCTGGACCCCTTCCTCCCCCCGACATTGA
- the LOC114185945 gene encoding putative phytosulfokines 6 isoform X2, whose protein sequence is MKLNLLHLGALLFFLFFLVSSYARPLTTEQGRNRSKLNEVFGEEDFALELEGGESLKLLGVEDCRGGDEECVQRRMTLEAHLDYIYTQHHKP, encoded by the exons ATGAAGCTTAATCTGCTGCACCTTGGAGCtctcttgtttttccttttcttcttagTTTCTTCGTATGCTCGGCCACTCACTACTGAACAAG GGAGGAACAGATCAAAACTGAATGAGGTTTTTGGGGAGGAGGACTTTGCTTTGGAGTTGGAGGGAGGTGAATCTTTGAAG CTGCTAGGGGTGGAGGACTGCAGAGGTGGAGACGAAGAATGTGTGCAGAGAAGAATGACTTTAGAAGCTCACCTGGACTACATCTACACCCAGCACCATAAGCCTTGA
- the LOC114185081 gene encoding protein TIC 100 → MANDEDQRQDSPSTNEPQNAASSDSESESEYDSDYSYDEAEDDAFRRAFQFREDEDDEVPVEDKRNNPETNFQDFSRALESPAVKELHEELDPLIAEEENPFDFPEDPENWTEQDLRELWADGDPEIGGTGWDPALATEEEYNYVNEQLAEGEDPPIAPFYLPFRKHYPPIPDNHYDIATPKDTIEELDRIEEFLRWVSYVFQDGSTYEGTVWDDYAHGKGVYVSDDRLIRYEGEWFQNDVEGHGVLELDIPVIEPTPGSKLEAKMRAQGRIIARDFMSPEDREWLEKDVEDMYDLADGEYEIPYYENEEWIKEFGSKPEKGRYRYAGQWKHGRMHGCGVFEVNERVLHGRFYFGEYVNKYEGCDEEISGMHAAIAEVAAAKARMFINKPDGMVREERGPYTDPQHPYFYEEDDVWMAPGFINQFYEVPDYWKVYVKEVDEEREMWLNSFYRAPLRLPMPAELEHWWSKEENSELPEFVLINKEPEPDPEDPSKLIYTEDPLILHTPTGHIINYVEDEHYGIRLFWQPPLKEGEDVDPEKAVFLPLGYDEFFGVDTDKKKESILLRIVLAIENVCKPWLDKLDKWTEEQKKIKEEEKKELEEDLELLEAEIGLEEAVEEMERLLRIREKEEEKKAEMGLLDDDEEDGDDDMASVPKQEKEAPAKVEEEAPAKVEEEAPAEVEEEDDDDDDDDGDDEDEDNSAQSSFGSVEQGQTTEQPKAKPGKSPFSTLSLAFARSSLISTVPSKLQQSFSFWDMGRSKLESGPLPSIDRSSNMKTVCSVSFRPVTSQKGSLKTVGKTHGKVKEISSLKGKFLEVHSQTRSHSWVSSNSISNLQRPRSSSDRWLHAAPERDLDSILSLHSSLYNFEQRRETV, encoded by the exons ATGGCCAACGACGAAGACCAACGGCAAGACTCTCCTTCGACCAATGAGCCCCAAAATGCCGCCTCCTCAGACTCCGAATCCGAATCCGAATACGACTCCGACTACTCCTACGACGAGGCGGAGGATGACGCCTTCCGCCGTGCCTTCCAGTTCCGCGAAGACGAGGACGACGAGGTGCCGGTGGAAGACAAGCGCAACAACCCGGAGACCAACTTTCAAGACTTCAGCCGAGCGCTGGAGAGCCCGGCGGTGAAGGAGCTGCATGAGGAGCTGGACCCCTTGATTGCGGAGGAGGAAAACCCTTTCGACTTCCCCGAGGACCCCGAGAACTGGACCGAGCAGGACCTTCGCGAGCTTTGGGCGGATGGGGACCCCGAAATTGGCGGCACAGGGTGGGACCCTGCTTTGGCCACCGAGGAAGAGTACAACTACGTTAACGAACAGCTTGCGGAGGGAGAAGACCCTCCCATTGCGCCATTCTATCTTCCTTTCCGCAAACATTACCCTCCAATTCCCGATAACCACTACGACATTGCCACTCCCAAGGATACTATCGAAGAGTTGGATAGGATTGAAGAGTTCCTCAGATGGGTTAGCTACGTTTTCCAAGATGGTAGCAC CTATGAAGGGACCGTTTGGGATGACTATGCTCATGGGAAAGGAGTTTATGTTTCGGACGATAGATTGATCAG GTATGAAGGTGAATGGTTTCAAAATGATGTAGAGGGTCATGGTGTTCTTGAACTTGATATACCTGTCATAGAGCCTACTCCTGGGTCCAA GCTTGAAGCAAAGATGCGAGCTCAAGGAAGGATTATAGCTAGGGATTTTATGTCCCCAGAAGACAGAGAATGGCTTGAGAAGGATGTTGAAGATATGTATGATCTTGCAGATGGGGAGTATGAAATCCCCTATTATGAGAATGAGGAATGGATAAAGGAATTTGGAAGCAAGCC GGAGAAAGGTCGATATCGTTATGCTGGTCAGTGGAAGCATGGCAGGATGCATGGATGTGGTGTATTTGAAGTCAATGAGCGTGTCCTACAT GGTAGATTTTATTTTGGAGAATATGTGAACAAGTATGAGGGATGTGATGAAGAAATTTCAGGG ATGCATGCTGCTATAGCAGAAGTTGCTGCTGCAAAGGCTCGCATGTTTATTAACAAACCAGATGGAA TGGTTAGAGAAGAGAGAGGTCCTTATACTGATCCACAGCATCCTTACTTTTATGAAGAAGACGATGTGTGGATGGCACCTGGCTTCATTAATCAGTTTTATGAA GTCCCGGATTACTGGAAAGTATATGTGAAAGAAGTAGACGAAGAAAGAGAAATGTGGTTGAACTCTTTCTATAGAGCTCCTCTGAGGTTACCCATGCCAGCTGAACTTGAGCACTGGTGGTCAAAAG AGGAGAATAGCGAGCTTCCTGAATTTGTCCTTATTAATAAGGAACCAGAGCCTGATCCTGAAGATCCTTCAAAGCTTATATATACTGAGGATCCTTTGATCCTCCATACACCAACTGGACATATTATCAATTATGTTGAGGATGAGCATTACGGGATACGTTTATTTTGGCAGCCACCTTTGAAAGAGGGTGAGGATGTAGATCCTGAAAAGGCTGTATTCCTGCCCCTTGGTTATGATGAGTTTTTTGGAGTAGACACGGATAAAAAAAAGGAGAGCATATTGTTGCGTATTGTACTTGCAATTGAAAATGTCTGCAAGCCGTGGCTTGATAAGCTGGATAAATGGACTGAAGAgcagaaaaaaattaaggaagaggaaaagaaagaacTTGAGGAAGATCTTGAACTGCTGGAAGCTGAAATTGGACTGGAAGAGGCTGTTGAGGAAATGGAAAGGTTATTGCGCataagagagaaagaagaggaaAAGAAGGCAGAGATGGGTTTGCtggatgatgatgaagaagatggtGATGATGATATGGCTTCTGTACCCAAACAAGAGAAAGAAGCTCCTGCAAAGGTGGAAGAGGAAGCTCCTGCAAAGGTAGAAGAGGAAGCTCCTGCAGAGGTGGAagaggaagatgatgatgatgatgatgatgatggagatGATGAAGACGAGGATAATAGTGCACAATCAAGTTTCGGGTCTGTTGAGCAGGGACAGACAACAGAGCAGCCTAAGGCAAAACCTGGGAAATCTCCATTTTCTACATTGTCACTTGCATTTGCTCGTAGCAGCCTTATCTCCACT GTTCCATCCAAGCTGCAACAATCATTTTCATTCTGGGACATGGGAAGATCGAAACTAGAGTCAGGTCCTCTTCCGAGCATTGATCGCTCCAGTAATATGAAAACAGTTTGTTCAGTCAGTTTCCGTCCTGTGACCAGCCAGAAGGGTAGCTTGAAGACTGTGGGGAAAACTCATGGGAAAGTGAAGGAAATAAGCTCTTTAAAGGGGAAATTTCTTGAGGTGCACTCTCAGACTCGATCACATTCATGGGTTTCTTCAAATTCCATAAGCAACTTACAGAGGCCAAGATCGAGTAGTGACAGGTGGTTGCATGCAGCACCTGAGAGGGATTTAGACAGCATACTGTCTTTGCATTCATCTTTGTATAATTTTGAACAACGTAGAGAGACTGTTTGA